Part of the Solwaraspora sp. WMMA2065 genome is shown below.
CGCGCCGTAGCCGATGGCCAGCTTGTCGCCGTCGATCAGCGTCTGCACGCTGCGCAGCGCGGTGAACGGCGGCAGCACCGCCACCTCGACGTCGGTCAGCTGCTGCTCGTTCAGGCTGAACGCCAGCTTCTGGACCAGCGCGATGGCTTCCAGGTGGTTGAGGTTCATCTTCCAGTTGCCGGCCATCAGCGGCCGGCGGGCAACGGTCTCAGGCACTGCTCTCACTTCTCCAGGGCGGCGATGCCGGGCAGGGTCTTGCCCTCCAGGTACTCCAGCGAGGCGCCCCCGCCGGTCGAGATGTGCCCGAAGGCGGACTCGTCGAGGCCGAGGGTGCGCACCGCTGCCGCCGAGTCGCCGCCGCCGACGACGGTGAAGCCGTCGACCTTGGTGATCGCCTCGGCGACGCCCCGGGTGCCGGCGGCGAACGGGGCCAGCTCGAACACACCCATCGGTCCGTTCCAGAAGACCGTCCGCGCCCCGGCGAGGGCCTCGGCGAACGCGGCGACGCTGCGCGGACCGATGTCCAGCCCGAGCCGGTCGGCCGGGATCGCGGCGGCGTCGACCACATCGTGGTCGGCGTCGGCGGCGAAGGCGGTCGCGGCCACCACGTCCACCGGCAGCACGATCTTGCCGGCACCCCGCTCCAGCAGGTCGCGGCAGGTGTCGACCATCTCGGCCTCCAGCAGCGACTTGCCGACCTCGTGGCCCTGGGCCTTGAGGAAGGTGAAACACATGCCGCCGCCGACCAGCAGCTTGTCGACGGTCGGCAGCAGCGCCTCGATGACGGCGAGCTTGTCGGAGACCTTCGACCCGCCGAGCACCACCACGTACGGCCGCTCCGGTGCGCCGGTCAGCTTGCCGAGCACCTCGACCTCACGGTGCACCAGCTTGCCGGCGACGTGCGGCAGCCGCGCCGGCACGTCGTACACGCTGGCGTGCTTGCGGTGCACGGCGCCGAACGCGTCGTCGACGTACGCGTCGGCGAACGCCGCCAGCTGGTCGGCGAAGGCACCCCGCTCATCGGCGTCCTTGCTGGTCTCCCCCGGGTTGAACCGCAGGTTCTCCAGCAGTGCGACCTGGCCGCCGGTCAGGCCGGCGACGGTGGCCTGCGCCGAGGTACCGACGGTGTCGGTGGCGAACGCGACCGGCGTGCCGAGCAGTTCGCCGAGCCGGGCGGCGACCGGGGCCAGGGTGTACTTCGGGTCCGGGGCGCCCTTGGGCCGGCCCAGGTGGGAGCAGACCACCACGGCCGCGCCGGCGTCACGCAGCGCGGTCA
Proteins encoded:
- a CDS encoding phosphoglycerate kinase, whose product is MSQVTTLDDLLAEGVSGRRVLLRADLNVPFEKDNPGVIADDGRIRAVLPTLTALRDAGAAVVVCSHLGRPKGAPDPKYTLAPVAARLGELLGTPVAFATDTVGTSAQATVAGLTGGQVALLENLRFNPGETSKDADERGAFADQLAAFADAYVDDAFGAVHRKHASVYDVPARLPHVAGKLVHREVEVLGKLTGAPERPYVVVLGGSKVSDKLAVIEALLPTVDKLLVGGGMCFTFLKAQGHEVGKSLLEAEMVDTCRDLLERGAGKIVLPVDVVAATAFAADADHDVVDAAAIPADRLGLDIGPRSVAAFAEALAGARTVFWNGPMGVFELAPFAAGTRGVAEAITKVDGFTVVGGGDSAAAVRTLGLDESAFGHISTGGGASLEYLEGKTLPGIAALEK